A window of the Rhodohalobacter mucosus genome harbors these coding sequences:
- a CDS encoding serine hydrolase domain-containing protein, with protein MSFTKPTVLETEIERFFRKTAKKDARVKNAFLLVHSEKANLHINLAEGTTGDIPSTPQQPNYMASVGKLFTSTIIALLHERGELSFEDKISRYLEPDIMDGLHVYKGDNWSDQIQIRHLLNQSSGLPDNFFPLLDKLLADPDFSITPREAVIWARRNLNPSAPPGKKGFYTDTNYHLLGLIVEHITGRPFHEALREMIFAPLGMKHASMLHVSEPMEETDLPIADFFTDDIRLNELKGFAGIDYAGGGVVAPMDDLLTFMKALSSHKLVSAETLGIMKKDKVGLNPGFDYGYGIWQVKPIPVILPEKYSCWGVLGATGAFMFYHPQLDAYLIGNFNHTSYQKKCVRFMFKVIRQILKHQQ; from the coding sequence ATGTCATTCACCAAACCCACGGTTTTGGAAACGGAAATTGAACGATTCTTCAGAAAAACGGCAAAAAAAGACGCCAGGGTGAAAAACGCATTCCTGCTTGTTCACTCCGAAAAAGCGAACCTTCACATCAACCTTGCGGAAGGAACAACCGGAGATATTCCGTCGACGCCTCAGCAACCCAACTATATGGCAAGCGTTGGGAAACTGTTTACATCCACCATCATCGCTTTGCTGCATGAACGGGGGGAGCTCTCCTTTGAGGATAAAATCAGCCGGTACCTGGAACCGGACATAATGGACGGCCTTCATGTGTACAAGGGTGATAACTGGTCCGATCAGATTCAGATCCGGCATTTGTTAAACCAGAGTTCCGGATTGCCGGACAATTTTTTTCCGCTGTTAGACAAGCTTCTGGCAGATCCGGATTTCAGCATCACTCCGCGGGAAGCAGTGATCTGGGCCAGGCGGAATCTCAACCCATCAGCGCCACCCGGTAAGAAAGGGTTCTATACCGACACAAACTATCACCTGCTTGGGCTGATCGTTGAACATATCACCGGCCGGCCGTTTCATGAAGCCTTACGGGAAATGATCTTTGCCCCGCTTGGGATGAAACACGCAAGCATGCTTCATGTCTCCGAACCCATGGAGGAGACGGATCTGCCGATCGCTGATTTCTTCACGGATGACATCCGATTAAATGAACTGAAGGGGTTTGCCGGTATTGACTATGCAGGGGGTGGCGTGGTGGCACCGATGGATGACCTTCTCACATTCATGAAGGCGCTGTCGTCACATAAACTGGTATCGGCAGAGACCCTCGGGATTATGAAAAAGGATAAGGTCGGATTAAATCCGGGCTTTGATTACGGATATGGTATCTGGCAGGTTAAGCCCATCCCGGTGATACTGCCTGAAAAGTACAGCTGCTGGGGCGTGCTGGGAGCAACGGGCGCATTCATGTTCTACCATCCCCAACTGGATGCGTACCTTATTGGAAATTTCAATCATACGTCCTACCAAAAGAAGTGTGTCAGATTTATGTTTAAGGTGATAAGACAAATCCTGAAGCACCAGCAGTAA
- a CDS encoding flavodoxin domain-containing protein yields MKIMIVYSTTEGHTRTIAEFLDQEIKKLGHTAGLFNATVKPPTPEGYDAVILAGSVHAGKYQTAIEHYAREYHRELNELPVLFMSVSLTAASDDDASWKELKEQTDSFMLSTGLKPDQIEYVAGALLYTKYDFFKRFIMRSINKKSGGDTDTSQDHVYTDWDRVAEIPAKLVSLAGAN; encoded by the coding sequence ATGAAGATCATGATTGTTTACTCCACAACGGAAGGCCATACGCGCACCATTGCCGAATTTCTCGATCAGGAGATAAAAAAGCTGGGACATACGGCCGGTTTGTTCAATGCAACCGTAAAGCCGCCGACGCCCGAGGGCTACGACGCGGTTATACTTGCCGGATCCGTGCATGCCGGAAAGTATCAGACTGCCATCGAGCATTATGCGAGGGAATATCACCGCGAGCTGAACGAACTGCCGGTACTTTTTATGTCGGTAAGCCTTACGGCCGCATCGGATGATGATGCGTCCTGGAAAGAGCTGAAAGAGCAGACGGACAGTTTTATGCTTTCAACCGGACTGAAACCGGATCAAATAGAATATGTGGCGGGCGCCCTTCTCTATACGAAATACGATTTTTTCAAGCGCTTCATCATGCGCAGTATCAACAAAAAGAGCGGCGGCGATACGGATACATCACAGGACCATGTATATACCGATTGGGATCGGGTTGCAGAGATACCTGCGAAACTGGTATCACTGGCGGGGGCAAATTGA